The Agelaius phoeniceus isolate bAgePho1 chromosome 2, bAgePho1.hap1, whole genome shotgun sequence region TTGCCTTAGCTTTTGAAATGTATCTTGTCATTTTGTCAGTGATGCTCAAATGCCAGAAACCCTGAGGTCTAAATGATGATAGTCTAGTAAAAAAAGGAACTTGTCAGGATTCACAGGTCTCTCTAGATGCAAGAACCTTGTAATCTTATATTTACTGCTGGAAAAGTATGAACAAATTACTTTTCATGGATAAAATGCTTAGAAAATGAGAGAATAAATAAGGCTAGAGGATACTGTGCTCAGGTGTGATTTTCAAAATTACCAGTCTTAAAGTGAACCTCACTGGGTTCTCTAATTTTAGCTGAGTTCTTAATGTAATTCTAGAAATCTCATCTTTGGTTATGATGGTGCTTGAAATTGCAAGTGAAAATCTCTTTCTCATTTGCAAGAGATGATGGAATACTGTTGGATCAGAAGTGATATGGAAAGATTGAATGACAGTCTAGTGCTCCCTGCCTCTTTCCAAAGAAATGAGAGGGGCACTTAGGAAACTAGGAGATTTGAAACAAAAGGATGTTTGGGTTTCTTAGTTTTGTTCCCCCTATGCGCAGACACAATGTGAACTTTTTACTACTGTGAACGTTAAAACTTTACACACATTTACAGGAAGACGGAACAAgctcacagaagaaaaatttctcCTGAACACACAAATATATCTGACCCAGAAAATCCTGACATATGACTGATGAAGTGGGACAGCACTTGAGAAAGCCTTGTGTGCTTCTGCTACTGTTATCTTGTTCCCCAGGCATCCAGCCTTGTCTGCTGTTGGAGTCAGGATTGTAGATTAGCTGCATGTTTGGGGTCTGATCAGCTATCCTTATCTTTTACCTGGTCTCAAGAGCTCTTTTTTCAATTTTTGCAATTCTGTGACTGAGGTTACTTCCTTAAGAAACCAAAGCTTGGAGGTTGATTTCATTTAAGGATTCCTTACCTGCCTGAAGTATTTTCAATAGCGTTTTTTtacacacttaaaaaaatataaagacCTATTTGACTTGGTATTGGTGTTTCttcaaatgtaaaatatttgcaTACTGAGGTGAGAAAAATATCGCCTggcaattaaaaaattaaaacttcaagCTGAATACAGAGAGTATAAAATAGGACATCTTTTGATTTTGGTGTTGAAGTAATGATATGTTGAAGTAAGTTTAAGGTATTTatagcaaatattttttccttgtcttttaAAACTGCTGGTTAATTAACTAGTTATCAGTATTTACCTCCCTTTAGATCTAAAACTTGCTTGGAATCAATTAAATTTgccctgcttttatttttataggAGGGGTGCATTTTCTGCACTCTGTAGATGAAGAAACCACACTACAAAGAAcagtttttaaagtttttatccTAAAACTGAACTCCTAGCTCTCCCTGGGTAGGCATATGAGTAAAATTAATGCACTTTTAGGAAGTACTGGTTGCAACACATTCAGATCCTCAGGAGCTCTGACAATGtaagcctttttttctttgaaatgtcTTGGCATGACTTAGGAATGTAACTTCTTATCtagattttacatttaaattttGTCATAAGACCTTACCAGAGAGAAGAGTCAGTATCAAAGTCAAGAGCAGAGAGAGGGAGTGCATCTGTTGAGGAATTGCTCTATCCACAGCTCTCCAGGATAATTTTGTTGCAGAAccagaaaaggcagagaaaacctCATCCAGTCCTGAATATCTGGTACCCTGTCTTGATATCACCTTGTTGTGGGAGGTACAGTTTTACTCCCCCTCTTCTGAATCAGTCAGATCAGGAATTTTTCAAGTAATGATCTGATTCTCAGCATTACAGATGATGCTTTTTGACTGTGTTGGATTTTTTGTTAGGATATTtattgtgtggggttttttttcctctcctgtgaaaaagtgaaaatgtttaataataaaaaatacaaagtttCCTCAGATAGCTTCTGGACATTGAGCTATTAACTGATCAGAAAGCTGTTGTACTGTATTGCACTGTGCTCTTTCAAAAAACAgaagctgctgccctggagagTGAGTGcgaagcagagctgctgtctgtgcttctgCAGACTACTTGAGGTAACATACCAAGGAAAGTTTGGTTTAAAAGGGAAGTACTCATATATGTGGCTTTGTCTGCTTGTTCTGCTTTTAAGTCAGTgatgggtttttatttttcccctgcagTTTTTTAATCTCAGAAAGAGTAGGTTCTGTTCATCAGGGTGAGGCTCTGGGGTGCTCACTGCTGTAAGGCAGAGGGGGTGCCGCTGAACAAGTTGTCACTCAACTGAGTAACAGCTATGAGAAGCTCAGGGGAGTAGTACCCTGGAAACGTAGCCCAGCAGTGACATTAGGGGCTCTTGTCTCACACTTCTTGGAGGGAGTCTAATAGCAACACAGCCCTTAGAGAGAGAGAGTCATTGAGACTTTAGAGATGCATGTCTAGTTTTGGACTTTGGATTTGTCAGCGGCATATGGAAAACAGAGTAACTCATGCCAAGAGTTTCATGCACTTTTTTGAATTTGGATATGTATCAGAAGAGTTTAGGATTCCCAACAAAGATAATTGTTTATTTCAGATGTCATGCAGACATTTATATCTATGCTGTCTTTGTAGCTTAAGCCTGTCCTATATGAATTTGCCTTTCATAAATTATGTGGATAAAGATTGAAAATGCtgttaaatttaaaattcaatCAGCACTAGCTCCTAGCAGTCATTGAGTAACTCACTTTCCCAGTAGTAGGAGGCAATGTATGGTTGATTTATAACAATTAAACAGAAGCTTTGCATAGGAAAATAGACTCATTCAGATAACAACATATCATATAGTTTGATGGCTCAATATGCATTTTTTCCTACATTGATTCACTCCTCTGTATACAGCCCTGGTGCAAAAATGTCTCAGTGCTGTATGTGTGTTGCAGTTGACTGCCCTAAATCTTACGTGCAAAGTTGTTTAGACTCAGTTCTTATTCTTGACTCCATTgtttttggggaggaaaaaacaacacttattttaccttttaaattttattttattttacagtgaTGTTAAATTAATTCTGAGGAAAACACAGTGTTCTAGTAGCTGGGAAACATATATAGCAGGATGTTTTAAAGCAATTTTGTCTATGTATTCCTGTTTGTGACAGTAATATATGTAGATTTCTCCTTTTACGTGTTTCTGACTTTTCCAAGTGTCTTGATTAATTTTGCCAGCATGTAGCCCCGAGTACTTTATACTTTTTAAAGTTTGAAAGAAAGTAGCATTTGAAATTTTAAATGCTCATGTTCAAATGATTTCTAGGACGCAAAAATTGAGATGAAGTTGAACTCCAAAATTACAGCATCTTGAATTTCTTTATGGGACACCAAATAGTTTCCTGGAAGAAATAATCAACTTGATGCACATGTATATTTCTAGTTAGAAAAGGTCTTGTTTTACTAAGAAACTGTACTTTGAGATCAAATTAACTTATTCAAAGGACGTTATTTTCCTCAAAAGTCATGCTTAGTTTAAGAACTCTTCACAAAAGAGTTTAATCAAGTGGTACTGTACCTAGAGCATTAACTTCAGTCATCACAAGTTGCTTTGTTTTAATCACACAGACTTGTGAGAGAGAGAGGTGAGAAGAAAAACCAGTTTGTCTGAGACATTTCCAAATGCTCTAAACTACCAGGAGACATAATTGCTTTATGGGGGCCAGGCTTGTGGAGAGAGCATGTATTTTTATCAGATAAACCTGGGAGAAACAAAGTTCTTGTAACTCACTGATTGAAGCCTCCTGTGAACATAATGGTCCCTAAGAAGGGAAGTGCAGGGAAAAAGACAGTAGGGGAGAGGAGTAAGAGAAGCAAGAGGAAACTGGGGAAGACCCAGTAGCTGAAGTGATATGACAATATGGGGCAATTTTCCTGCAGTGTGGAGCAGGTAGCTTCACCCCcgtcctcagcaacttggaaaCTGATATCATTATTAAATTGAACAACTGTTCAATTTAActtcaggaaggaaaacaacCTACTTTTTCATTTGTGTTTGACTTGAGAAACAATCCTTGGACTTTGGTTAACGTCTAAACTCAAAAGTTCATTTCTAACATACAATCTGTCAGAGCAAACCTTTGacatagattttaaaaatactttttctgtgTGCTATTATGCTTAACACTTTTACAGCCCTGTAATAAACTTTTCAGATGTGAAGGAAGCACAGCCTTTACATATATATGTCCACAGCTGAAGAAATGTGCAGGCTTCTAATTCCAGTTTAGTCCCAATAGTCTCTCAATATAGTTTATATTGTAGAGTCACTgtcaaatattttcatttttatggtCTGAAGGCTGTGTTGAATGAAGCTTTCTGAAACTGGCCTTTCAGAGAATCTGACATCCCGTGGTCTGGTGGACCGGTTCTTTTTTATGGAATTTTGAATGGTATCTGATGTGAAGTAATAGACAATGGGGTCAAAACAGCAGTTTGAAACAGCGATGCACAGAGTTATGGGGTACATAGTCCTGACTGCAGTCACCACTGAGCAATTGACCCAGGTCTGTGTTCTCATAAGGGAGTAAAGTATTAAGGTAATGTTATAAGGCACAAAGCAGAAGCAGAATATCACCAAATGGACAAAAATCATTTTGAGTACCTTTTTCTTGCTTACTTTATTCCGGCTTAGCGTAAGCGGTTTATTCAAGGTCCGTAGGACCATGGTGGAGCAGGTCACGTTCAGGATGAGCGGGATGAAAAACCCAACCGTTTCAATGAAGATAACAATCCGGGACAGGTAGGTTTTCCACGTGTCCTCTGAAAAGTTTTCAAAGCACATCCTTTGCTCCGTGTTGTTGCGGCGGTTTGTGGACTGGAAGAAGCTTGCAGGTGTGCTGCCTGCCAGCACGGTTATCCATACTGCAGCACAGACAATCTTTGCGTTCCGTTTGGTCCGCAGAGTCTTGGATCGGAAGGGGTGCACTATGGCTAGAAAGCGATCCACGCTGATGCAAGTCAGAAACAAAATGCTCCCGTACATATTCGTGTAAAAGAGGGTGACAGAAATCTTGCAGAGAATGTCTCCAAACGGCCAGTTTCTGGTTACAAAGTAATAAATCCTGAAGGGTAATGTAAACACGAAAAGCAGATCTGATATAGCTAAATTAAGCATGTAAGTTGTAGTTTCGTTTCGCACTTTTAAAGTACAAGTGAAAATGTAGATCGCTACACAGTTTGCTATGAGGCCAAGAACAAACACCATGCTAAAGATACACCCATACAGAGTATATTTAAAGGAGTCCTCAGTGGAACAATTAGAGCTTACCATTATAATGGTATGTTAAAAATTCCTGTGATTTGACGTCTTCTCTGGTATTTTTATTGCAACTTTTTTGAAATTCCAGAAGAACTTGCAGGTCAGATGTATTTGAACGGTGTGCTTTGGTAGGTTTGTTATGCTGGGAAGCTTCAGGGAAGGAAGGTACTCTCCTGccagagagctcacatctccaGCAGAAATCACCAGGAAGTCTCTCTTCTCTGCCGAGTGCTATTTGTAATCACATAGCCAGTCTGCAAAAGTCAGAAAGCGCATCGTTTGTGGCAGATGAGATCACCCCAAAGCTTGCTTAGTTCCATTTCCCACCTCGATTCAATGAAGCCATTGTAGGACTTTCTGCCTTACTCTTGGCTGCAGACTGTGCCGGCAAAGCCTCGTCCATCCGAGTTTACTGGGAGAGTGTGCTTTAGGAAACGATTTCCTGGACGCTGCGAAGTGTCGGCGCTTGcatttccccctctcccttctTTCCATGCAACAAGTTTGTCGGCTCGCTGGCTGGCCCCATGGGGTGGGAGGCAGGAGCAAAGGGAGCTGCCTGCCGGGGCAGAGACCAAATTCCAGAGCGTGTTTGTTCCTGCAGCCCTCGGCAGCTcttgccagcccagctccttgtGGAGAGCGGAGCAGAGCGCCCGGGCAATTTGTAGCATGACATCACAGGAAGAAGAGGCTGGGCGCGGAAGAATGGTTTCAGTTTGGTTTGTTTGCCttcccctgtctctgctgtacCTTGCAGATGCAGCTTGTAgagtgcagcagctgcttcttaACTCTTTCCATGCCCCCTGAGAGGTCCTTTGTCAGTGTTGCTGGGGTTTGGAAACCTTTCTCTTCAGTTATGATGAGACTTTGCAATGTCTAAACTCTCTAAAGTTCCTATTTTTCTTTGGCAATAGCAGTAATTGTGAGATTTTATATAGGATTTAACTAACATTGTGCCTTTTGTTAATAGCTTTGCTTGTAATAGAGAACACTAGATTAATCACCAGAAATCAGCTGAGTGGTTGTCTCTAAATTCCCCCAATACACCAGTACAAACCTCAAGAGGGACAAAGTAACATTGATAGGTAATTAAATAATTGCACCAAATAACTACTGAAAAGAAGAGGGTTACTCTTGGATATTCACAGGACTGAGATGTGTTGCAATGGgaggagagattttttttttaacttgttcCATATTAGAATGCACACCCCAAGCTTTATTTCTAATCAGAATGGTGGCTCTTTTGTTAAAAAATTGACTCCAGTGGTTTTTTGAAATGTTGTGATACAGAAACATTTTCTTGAATATGTAAGCACAGAATTAATACAACAAAATGCATATAGTGTGCTGTGCAATTGGTTCTGGTAATTTCAAAGGGGACAGTTACCACATATGCACAAAATACTCCCATTAGTCACtaataattgaaacaaaaaCATGTTGTAACTAATTACACTGTTaagtaaatattaaaaaaagcagCTCTTACTGCCTTTAGGGGCAGATATGAGATAAATCTCAGTTTAGACAGACTCATTTATTAAACAACAACTTGGATAGACTCACTTCTGGCATCAAACCCAGTCTATTTCTAAGTCTTAGAACAACAAATCTCTTCATATCTGGCTGGGTGGTATGGTTCTTTTGAACTGTATTTTAATCAGTTGCACCTAAGcaaggctctggggaaaacCTTTCTAGTCTGCTGTGAAGGAGAGTAAATAATAGCGCTTCACAGGATTTTGGCACAGTTTCTTAGCGTAAGGTATGTCAGATGAAATTCAGAAACATGCAAAAGTGGGTCttgcttattttatttcaagtttTCTTTATAATCttctgtgaaatattttcacCTTGATTTTGAGGTGAAATCAAGCAGTTTAACTTCAATAGGCTTATAACCACAAGAAACCTTTTTGACTATTGAAATCCATGCTTAAATGTAAAGCACAGTGCATCTGAGACTTCTAAGTCAGTCGGAAATGAAAATGTGAGCTTGGCAGTCTCTCCTGTCCCACTTAACATGTACCTTAGCATAAAGGCTTTCCTGGCTTTTCTCACAAAAGCAGTCATTGCACAGtaaattttgtttctgttcctggCAACCTTGCATGGTAAAAGAAGGGTTTTCCTGCAAATGTTCTGCAACAGGTCACAGGAGCTCTGCTCGGTTTTACTGCTCCAACTTTGTTTGCACAGGAAGACTCTGTGGGGCAGGCTCGGTTACTAGAATGAAAATCCCTGCAGTACAGAAATTTGGTGTCACAGGTCAAAGCCTCAAGCAATAATTCATGTTTAGGGAGAGAAACTAATGGCAATGAGTGTGTATCTCACTGGTTAGAACTTACTTTGGCGTTTTGACAAAGGTATGGGTGCACAGAGGCAGGGTGGGATGTCTGGTCCGTTTTACCACTGTAAATGTGCTTTAAAGTAGTGGTCAGGGTGCATCCTCAGCCTTATCTCTATCTGTCAGAGCTCCTGCCTTGCTGTGGCTCCTAGTTGTTGCTCCTATTACAAGCATGGATACTACTCAGAGCCTATTTTAGGGCTTTATGTCTATGGTTGTGTTGTCATTAGGACTCTGTTGCCCCTGAACCCTTCTGGTGCAGTACAGTACATGCACTTTGTGCTAATTGATTACCTAAGTGATATTTGTGTATGTCCAGAAACAGCATTCAGCTGCAGGGTTTCCCCACCTGCAGATGAAAATGCAAAACCCCTGAATTGGCaggtttttccttcccttcttgtTTCAGCAAGGAGAGTT contains the following coding sequences:
- the LPAR6 gene encoding lysophosphatidic acid receptor 6, giving the protein MVSSNCSTEDSFKYTLYGCIFSMVFVLGLIANCVAIYIFTCTLKVRNETTTYMLNLAISDLLFVFTLPFRIYYFVTRNWPFGDILCKISVTLFYTNMYGSILFLTCISVDRFLAIVHPFRSKTLRTKRNAKIVCAAVWITVLAGSTPASFFQSTNRRNNTEQRMCFENFSEDTWKTYLSRIVIFIETVGFFIPLILNVTCSTMVLRTLNKPLTLSRNKVSKKKVLKMIFVHLVIFCFCFVPYNITLILYSLMRTQTWVNCSVVTAVRTMYPITLCIAVSNCCFDPIVYYFTSDTIQNSIKKNRSTRPRDVRFSERPVSESFIQHSLQTIKMKIFDSDSTI